A portion of the Micromonospora vinacea genome contains these proteins:
- a CDS encoding amino acid ABC transporter permease — protein sequence MSQQTSVLYDVPGPRQRRITLISSIVAGVVLLVGAYFLIYQPLDEKGQLSMELWGPLLDPSNENFSQVWDRIGLGFKNTLIAAALAIVSSLVLGTLLALLRIQLKSLTRLRFTGVATPVAYLLRGLSTLLSAITRVCVEVFRGLPVVITIFFVARGFPEFGLYFDNLWYLVIGLTIYNSVVIGEILRSGMEGLPGGQAEAAAAIGLSPSQTTRMILLPQSFRIMLPALISQLVVVLKDTSLGFIISYEETLNIGKQIIGVLGNPIQVYVVIAVLFIVVNYSLSKLAQYVQRRLARGRKTANTPAQNPPPAALISQAEGGGGGGGGGA from the coding sequence ATGAGTCAGCAGACCAGCGTCCTCTACGACGTCCCCGGGCCGCGGCAACGGCGGATCACCCTGATCAGCAGCATCGTCGCCGGAGTCGTCCTGCTCGTCGGGGCCTACTTCCTGATCTACCAGCCCTTGGACGAGAAGGGCCAGCTCTCGATGGAGCTGTGGGGGCCGCTGCTCGACCCCTCCAACGAGAACTTCTCCCAGGTGTGGGACCGGATCGGCCTCGGCTTCAAGAACACCCTGATCGCGGCAGCGCTGGCCATCGTCTCCTCACTGGTGCTGGGCACACTGCTCGCCCTCCTGCGGATCCAGCTCAAGAGCCTGACCCGGCTCCGGTTCACCGGTGTGGCAACGCCGGTGGCCTACCTGCTGCGTGGGCTGAGCACGCTGCTGTCGGCGATCACCCGGGTCTGCGTCGAGGTGTTCCGCGGCCTGCCCGTCGTGATCACCATCTTCTTCGTGGCCCGCGGCTTCCCCGAGTTCGGCCTCTACTTCGACAACCTCTGGTATCTGGTCATCGGCCTCACCATCTACAACTCGGTGGTGATCGGCGAGATCCTCCGCTCCGGCATGGAGGGGCTGCCGGGCGGCCAGGCGGAGGCCGCCGCCGCCATCGGGCTCTCCCCGTCCCAGACCACCCGGATGATCCTGCTGCCGCAGTCCTTCCGGATCATGCTGCCGGCCCTGATCAGCCAACTGGTCGTGGTGCTCAAGGACACCTCGCTGGGGTTCATCATCAGCTACGAGGAGACCCTGAACATCGGCAAGCAGATCATCGGCGTGCTGGGCAACCCGATCCAGGTCTACGTCGTGATCGCCGTGCTCTTCATCGTGGTGAACTACTCGCTGTCCAAGCTCGCCCAGTACGTCCAACGGCGGCTCGCCCGGGGCCGCAAGACCGCCAACACCCCGGCGCAGAACCCGCCGCCCGCGGCCCTGATCTCCCAGGCCGAGGGCGGAGGCGGGGGCGGCGGAGGCGGCGCCTGA
- a CDS encoding amino acid ABC transporter permease has translation MNVLIDKFDVFAGGFWLTLQICILAAIGALVLGAIVAVLRISPVPPLRALGTGYVNVFRNMPLTVVMFFAAFGLPALGSNADFLRIPVLDSLFTRLGTDLPYFRFALIALVLYTAAFVCEALRSGVNAVPAGQAEAARSLGLTFGQNLRHVVLPQSWKASIVPLGSVIIAMIKNSALAGFFGVVGDLSATADQLTGAEGYAFIPVAIGISIGYLIMTVPLGALLDRIEKRQAVAR, from the coding sequence GTGAACGTGCTCATCGACAAGTTCGACGTCTTTGCGGGTGGTTTCTGGCTCACCCTCCAGATCTGCATCCTCGCCGCGATCGGTGCCCTCGTCCTGGGCGCCATCGTGGCGGTGCTGCGCATCTCACCGGTGCCCCCGCTCCGCGCGCTCGGCACCGGCTACGTGAACGTCTTCCGCAACATGCCGCTGACAGTGGTGATGTTCTTCGCCGCGTTCGGCCTACCGGCGCTCGGCTCCAACGCGGACTTCCTCCGCATCCCGGTGCTCGACTCGCTGTTCACGCGGCTCGGCACCGACCTGCCGTACTTCCGGTTCGCGTTGATCGCCCTGGTGCTCTACACAGCGGCGTTCGTCTGCGAGGCGCTGCGGTCCGGGGTCAACGCGGTGCCCGCCGGCCAGGCGGAGGCGGCGCGGTCACTGGGCCTGACCTTCGGGCAGAACCTGCGCCACGTGGTGCTGCCACAGTCCTGGAAGGCCTCGATCGTCCCGCTCGGCTCGGTGATCATCGCGATGATCAAGAATTCGGCGCTGGCCGGCTTCTTCGGTGTCGTCGGTGACCTGTCGGCCACGGCCGACCAGCTCACCGGAGCCGAGGGCTACGCCTTCATCCCGGTCGCCATCGGCATCTCGATCGGCTACCTGATCATGACCGTGCCGCTCGGCGCCCTGCTGGACCGGATCGAGAAGCGACAGGCGGTGGCCCGATGA
- a CDS encoding glutamate ABC transporter substrate-binding protein, producing MRIKRVAAVAAVAALALGLTACGGDDGGDTGAGSKSFTAGTTMEKLNKAQKIKVGTKFDQPGFGLKGLSGKPEGFDVEIAKIIVKELGIPEDKIEWVEAPSKVREDVIVNGTVDLVAATYTINDKRKERIAFAGPYYEAGQNILVKKDDTTITGPDSFKDGTKKVCSVTGSTPAETIKQYVKDVGTQLVLFDTYDKCRDALKGGQVNAVTTDNVILLGYIAKDEASFKLAGSNFTKEPYGIGVKKEDADFRSFINDTLDKAVADGSWKKAWDGTAGKFGAELGSAPTINRY from the coding sequence ATGCGTATCAAGCGCGTTGCGGCAGTCGCCGCGGTCGCCGCTCTGGCGCTCGGCCTCACCGCCTGTGGTGGCGACGACGGCGGGGACACCGGTGCTGGCAGCAAGTCCTTCACCGCCGGCACCACCATGGAGAAGCTGAACAAGGCCCAGAAGATCAAGGTCGGCACCAAGTTCGACCAGCCCGGCTTCGGCCTGAAGGGCCTCTCCGGCAAGCCGGAGGGCTTCGACGTCGAGATCGCCAAGATCATCGTCAAGGAGCTCGGCATCCCCGAGGACAAGATCGAGTGGGTCGAGGCCCCCTCGAAGGTCCGCGAGGACGTGATCGTCAACGGCACTGTCGACCTGGTCGCCGCCACCTACACGATCAACGACAAGCGCAAGGAGCGGATCGCCTTCGCAGGCCCGTACTACGAGGCCGGCCAGAACATCCTGGTCAAGAAGGACGACACCACCATCACCGGCCCTGACTCGTTCAAGGACGGCACCAAGAAGGTCTGCTCCGTGACCGGCTCCACCCCGGCCGAGACGATCAAGCAGTACGTCAAGGACGTCGGCACCCAGCTGGTGCTCTTCGACACCTACGACAAGTGCCGGGACGCCCTCAAGGGTGGCCAGGTCAACGCCGTCACCACTGACAACGTGATCCTCCTCGGCTACATCGCCAAGGACGAGGCGTCGTTCAAGCTGGCCGGCAGCAACTTCACCAAGGAGCCGTACGGCATCGGGGTGAAGAAGGAGGACGCGGACTTCCGCAGCTTCATCAACGACACGCTGGACAAGGCGGTCGCCGACGGCAGCTGGAAGAAGGCCTGGGACGGCACCGCCGGCAAGTTCGGCGCGGAACTGGGCTCGGCGCCCACCATCAACCGCTACTGA
- a CDS encoding amino acid ABC transporter ATP-binding protein — MDDVTTGEPLIVLDAVNKWFGPLHVLDDVSLSVGRGEVVVVIGPSGSGKSTLCRTINRLEPINSGTITFDGQPLPAEGKPLAKLRSEVGMVFQSFNLFAHKTILENVTLGPIKVRKEKPTAARERGLALLDRVGIANQADKFPAQLSGGQQQRAAIARALAMQPKAMLFDEPTSALDPEMVGEVLDVMTSLASDGMTMVVVTHEMGFARHAANRVIFMADGQLVEDAPPAEFFANPRSERARDFLSKILTH; from the coding sequence GTGGACGACGTGACGACGGGCGAACCGCTCATCGTGCTGGACGCGGTCAACAAGTGGTTCGGGCCGCTGCACGTGCTGGACGACGTCTCACTGTCGGTGGGTCGGGGCGAGGTGGTCGTGGTGATCGGCCCGTCCGGCTCCGGCAAGTCGACGCTGTGCCGCACGATCAACCGACTGGAACCGATCAACTCGGGCACCATCACCTTCGACGGTCAGCCTCTGCCGGCCGAGGGTAAGCCCCTCGCGAAGCTGCGCAGCGAGGTGGGCATGGTCTTCCAGTCGTTCAACCTCTTCGCGCACAAGACCATCCTGGAGAACGTCACCCTCGGCCCGATCAAGGTCCGCAAGGAGAAGCCGACCGCCGCCCGCGAGCGCGGCCTGGCCCTGCTGGACCGGGTCGGCATCGCCAACCAGGCGGACAAGTTCCCGGCCCAGCTCTCCGGCGGCCAGCAGCAGCGGGCGGCCATCGCCCGGGCGCTGGCCATGCAGCCCAAGGCGATGCTCTTCGACGAGCCGACCAGCGCCCTGGACCCGGAGATGGTCGGCGAGGTGCTCGACGTGATGACCTCGCTGGCCAGTGACGGCATGACGATGGTCGTGGTGACCCACGAGATGGGCTTCGCCCGGCACGCGGCGAACCGGGTCATCTTCATGGCCGACGGGCAACTGGTCGAGGACGCCCCACCGGCGGAGTTCTTCGCGAACCCGCGCAGCGAGCGGGCCCGAGACTTCCTCTCCAAGATCCTCACGCACTAG